The Anoplopoma fimbria isolate UVic2021 breed Golden Eagle Sablefish chromosome 9, Afim_UVic_2022, whole genome shotgun sequence genome contains the following window.
TCTCCTCGCTGGTCCTGTCAGTCTCACGCTTTCGTCTGACAACAGTTTCGGTGGTGGTTGGCATGGTGGTGGTTGGCTCAATAGCTGTTGTTTCAGTGGTTGTTGGTTCCGTGGTTGTTGACTCGGTGGTTGTTGGCTCGGTGGTTGTTGACTCGGTGGTTGTTGGCTCGGTGGTTGTTGTTTCGGTGGTTGTTGGCTCGGTGGTTGTTGTTTCAATGGTTGTTGTTTCAATGGTTGTTGGTTCCGTGGTTGTTGGTTCCGTGGTTGTTGTTTCAGTGGTTGTTGGTTCTCGATGGTTGTTGTTTCAGTGGTTGTTGGCTCGATGCTTGTTGTTTCAGTGGTTGTTGGCCCGATGGTTGTTGTTCCAGTGGTTGTTGGCTCGATGGTTGTTGTTCCAGTGGTTGTTGGCTCGATGGTTGTTGTTTCAGTGGTTGTTGGCCCGATGGTTGTTGTTTCTGTGGTTGTTGGCTCGATGGTTGTTGTTTCAGTGGTTGTTGGCTCAATGGTTGTTGTTCCAGTGGTTGTTGGCTCGATGGTTGTTGTTTCAGTGGTTGTTGGCCCGATGGTTGTTGTTCCAGTGGTTGTTGGCTCGATGGTTGTTGTTTCAGTGGTTGTTGGCCCGATGGTTGTTGTTTCAGTGGTTGTTGGCTCGATGGTTGTTGTTTCAGTGGTTGTTGGCTCGATGGTTGTTGTTTCAGTGGTTGTTGGCTCGATGGTTGTTGTTCCAGTGGTTGTTGGCTCGATGATTGTTGTTTCAGTGGTTGTTGGCTCGATGGTTGTTGTTTCAGTGGTTGTTGGTTCCGTGGTTGTTGTTTCAGTGGTTGTTGGCTCGATGGTTGTTGTTTCAGTGGTTGTTGGCTCGATGGTTGCTGGTTTGGGTTTTATAGTTTTGCATTTGCCCTTCACCAGGTCGGTCTTCAGCCGGGACCTTCTTTCCAACTCACAGATAACTGCAGCCAACAAGTCATGCCAGCACATAGCAggaaacaaagtaaagaaaaagaagagaatgtATTCATTAGTGGAAAATCTATTCCTCTTACATCCACTTTTTATTACTCTTTCTTTTTGCATGTCATCACTGTTGTCAATCACTTGCATTTGGCAACTCTCTTTTTGCACAGTTGTTTTTTACACCTGATCGCAGGAACCAACTCTCATACTTTTATCGGACTTCCtactctgtgttttattttttctacccCTCGAACCATCAAATCCAACATTTATTAAACTCACCTCTTGCCAGGATTCTTTCCTTTAACCTTCCGGGCAGGTTGATCACTTTCCCAAGCGTTTCCTTCAGCTCGCATCTGGAGACGGTCCGGCCCTCCGA
Protein-coding sequences here:
- the LOC129095325 gene encoding uncharacterized protein LOC129095325, translated to MKLGLLVVLAVAVLVPSLSEGRTVSRCELKETLGKVINLPGRLKERILARVICELERRSRLKTDLVKGKCKTIKPKPATIEPTTTETTTIEPTTTETTTTEPTTTETTTIEPTTTETTIIEPTTTGTTTIEPTTTETTTIEPTTTETTTIEPTTTETTTIGPTTTETTTIEPTTTGTTTIGPTTTETTTIEPTTTGTTTIEPTTTETTTIEPTTTETTTIGPTTTETTTIEPTTTGTTTIEPTTTGTTTIGPTTTETTKPTTTETTTTEPTTTEPTTIETTTIETTTTEPTTTETTTTEPTTTESTTTEPTTTESTTTEPTTTETTAIEPTTTMPTTTETVVRRKRETDRTSEEITEDLEELLKLLEDKESMIEEEESAEDEVMQDDMMSDEDEESAEDEVMPDDMMSDEVEESAEDEVMPDDMTSDEDLESDEWDSKDEDEDEETEEGGKRKKRSVWRWKPKKNRRQSPLCFYGLFQLSNKIFCNSGYGWSKNICHTHCDAFTDDDIMDDIECCLKAGKVCLR